TTTAATTTATAACCTACTCTTATAAGAAGGGATTTATTCTTCAGTGTATAGTAAAGTTtgtttattaaagaaaaaataaaaaaaattaagaggtGATTAATCCTTTAGGGAAAATGATATTTcaccaatgatacacttattctatGCTATTGGTTCTTTTTCTTCAAGTGTCTCTATTTAGTAGTACCTAGTAGTAAGAAGATTTTCCCAAGGCatttaatacatttcaaatatctaagttatttgtttatttatttattggattTCAAAGTACCTTTTTGTATATTTCAAAATAGTGCAAGTATTAAAGGTCAAAAGAATTTACCTACCAAGTAAATGAGTTTAGACTCATGGTTACCCCTTTTATGTATTTCAAGAAAAATTAATTTATGTTTAGTAAAAATTCTCCTCAATTCAAGAAGTTGAACATTGAACATACCTTTACGCGAGTTAGTTTTCAAGATACAAAGTATACAAGCCTATTGAGCATAGACAAGATTTAGAAGCACTCATGACTAGTAAAAATAAGTAATCATATTTATATtgcaaataaatcaatttattgacatttAAACTTAGAGGAGAATTTCATAGTTAAATCTTCATACTGAATAGTATAATCTATTTGGAAGAACACTTGTATTAATTAAGATGTAAAGAAACCATAGTTTTTAGCAAATGGAAATGGAACCAAAATCGCTATTGTTTTGCAAGATATTACTAAAATAGACCTtattatagtttctttttcatggtTGTATTAGTATATTACTTTAGGAGCTTTACTTATATTGGTTAATTGGCAAGTaattagactctcttctaatcttaaGTTCAAACTTTGGTACTTAAAAGTAATGTGGTTATTTGAAGCTTATTGTTAAGTAAtttttttcccttcaacaagtaaatgttaatttcttttccaaagtcattttaatttaatcatttaattttctttcaaacaATCTAGTACCTTTGAGGTATTAGGATTTATGCTCAAAGTGTAATGTACATTTTTATAAGCTATCTTATATAAGTATCATAGTTTTCAAACGAATAGTACTTTCATGcatttagttcaagttttagaattttaattattatcataggTTTTCCAAAGTAGATGATTTGATTGTGTTACTTTCAATCACGTAAAGATTTATATCTTATTTTAAATTTCAAGCAATAATTCCTTCTATATTATGGTTTCTTTTTCATGGTTGTAATAGTATATTACTTTACTTAAGATTCATAAATTCAAAGTTAAAATTCCTAGTTAGGAAACTAAACAAGAGGAtttgaaaccaaaaaccttagcagcgttcagtatctatggtgcctctaggtcacgcttatggttaatgtcgtcgtgttgaactactacacttaacacctGATCAAGCTGCAacaacgatgtctgtggcatcgtccctctaaatcgttggggagaaataagggtcatttggaagttaaatccaagggttgggtaatcccccttggttcgataatctaaaaagataaaatctaaaatgaatttacatccactcAGTCAAACCTCAGAAAACCCcgttagggtttggttgtgtgttatgATTTTTGGAAATTTGTTTTATCTTGGTGATTTCAATGattgataatggattaagggtggcgtatttaatagaaaatagaactTAGTTATCTTAGGCCACAAGCGacaggccaccttgagcctttttgctatagagctaccatcgtgggtagcaaccgtagagaaactgtctaggacattgaccctagaaagggttgtgtatcCACCAAAACAGTTTGCATTAAACCATAgactagaaaatagaactacatactttacgcctttatcccgtgccgaaatgggtatgtaggcagtctagggatgaagttatccctagtactcaggcattcagggatggggtctaggatttggtaaaGTAGATGGATTGCGAAGTCTCGTAATTGAAAGATAAGGGAAAGTAAGGAAAAATTAATTCaacgcatactcagaaggaatctcgtatggattcgcttgacttcctaacactttaagccaaatttcgaggcagaattcaagcttgcattatgttttttattttttcctaaggacggcgacctcggtgcactcctattagaggagtgtagttcttagtgagtgactcatgacctagatggtcccgatgagtctaagtctctggccagagcacctcctatcccaagttggataaaTGCCTActccgtttgggtagatgcctatcctgtattggatataTGAAACCTCctatcccgtatggacagatgcctaacccgtatggttatatgctcatcctggatggatgaatgcctaatccaattggatagatgcccagattatgtgattgaatcaaacataattaagAATAAGTAAGACCAAGTAATCAATATTTActaagtaaattaaaaaaaaattagttgacatttttttggattaaGTAACAGTGGGTtattacaaatttatatatatataaaaagaaaacaTAGTACATAGCACATCCTTAATTATATGTGCAATCCAACTTAATTAGCCAATATGTAAAACATATACACTATTTATTCTTatataacattaagaaaataaaTCTCATAAGAGATCAATAACCTCTTCCTCAAAAATAATTCTAATAATTTAGATAATATTATACTCATTCATATCAAAACATTAACTACCTTTATTAATCTCTAAGGTTATTGTAGCATGTCATGATTATCTTGATATACACCCTTTCATGATTCAATTAAAGATCAAACGATTGTTTGATGAATGTGTCACAAACTTGCATACCATAAGACTATTAATTTTTGTACGAAATTTCAAATATTTAGGCATGTAATGGAAATAAATCATGATTAGTTATGCTTATGAAGGTTTATTTGGGGATcacttaatttttaaatgttttttacaTATGGATGTAATGTTTCTTGAGTCAATAGTTTCTTTTGGGCTAGCACAATTTTTTCcttatgaattttatttatatatttgtaaAAAGTTTTAGGAGTTGAGTTTAATAGTGTTCTTGTACCCTTCACTCTTACATTAGTAAATTTCTTATGTTTGATAGACATTTTGTTTTCACCattcaattaatatatatttaacttCAACATTGAATACTTCATTGGATTTTCGAGAATATTTCTAAGTTAAGGCTTCAAGAATATAATAGAATATAATAGTTTTTTCACTTAGGACAAATCTGTTTTCTTATGGGATGCATTTAGTGCTAGGATAGAAAAGATATTGTAATATATTGAGTTTAGCTGGCAACAATACGATAGGATTGGGAATGTCATATTTCATCGGTAACACTTACGTCTAATTCATGAGTTTGTATTTAGTTAGGAGAGTTTTATAGAGAATTTGAACAATAGTCAGCTTCTTGTTATCTAACAAAACAAATGATATATACAGCTTGCCTTCatttatagaaaaatatttttgaaatattttgggtTTATAGGTCAATAATTTATTTGCACACACAAACACGTGTTTTAAATGAGGTATAGATATGGTGTATTAAGTTGAATTTAGGTTTAAATAGGAAGTTCCTCAAGATTATGAGTTCATATGTTAGTTTGAATTTGAAGAGGTCGTTAAATATTGCCCTTTTCTATATATCTCGAAGATATCTAAACAACTTACAAAGATCTTGTCAATATATTTATGTGTTGAAGTATAAGAatattaaatgtaaatttattttatatgTTATCTTATAAATATATATTCTTTTAGATCATTTGGGAACTTGATTAATCTTATGGAAGTGATTTTTTTGAGGTGGATTCTTGATTATCATGttcaaaaaaatatttaactattgTTTATTCTTGCACtatattaaaatatttaccttGGGATATTCTTTAAAATTTATAAGGTAAGGATAACTCTAccaaaacaaagaaaatttcaatataaCACCTTAAAGATTTAAAAATATGAGGTCTACTAATGATGTACACCACATCCTAAGAGCTCCTTACTATATGCCCATCTAGGGTTGCTTTTATTCTTCTCAACTTAAACTATAATACCCTCCAAAAACTTTCTTAATCCAAGGGCAAGGTTATTGTGCTAGCAAGTTGTGTGATGGGTAAACATAGTTTTTTCCTACCTCCTTTTACTATGTAGCCTTGCTTCatattatgtttttgttttttattaaggcaaaaccaggttttgaagggacccaaaaccctttaacagAAAAGCAGAGAGTAGTCTAGACTTAACAAGGCATTAAGTCTAAGAAGACCACAAGATCCAACTAGCCCCAtagaaaaacaaaaagcaagattaCATCAAAGGGCCATTAGCTAAACAatcaaaaattacaaaacaatatacCGACAGATATTACTTAGATTTATTTTCCATTACTCATGTCATGCATATAGATAGGTTAAATTAACATCAAAATTATCACATGCTAATCCCTTATGAAATTTTCCcaaaaaatgcaaacaaaataGCTATCATAAAAGTATCTATAGAGAATAGAAGTGAagcaataattaattatattaatcaaGATCTTCAATATATTGATAGATATATTGGTCCCTTGGAATAACACTATAAATTTTATAATATGTTACGCAACAATAATAGGTAGAGCCCCTAAATCTATGGACTTAAGCCAAATAAATTTGTGACTAAATATAATTCTCGATTAAACCTTAATTTTTTCaagtaatatatattaatttaatactACCTTAAACTCTGCTATGTTTTGGTTTGTACAACCTCTTTCTTCTCTATTTAATGTATTTAAAGACATCTATCTTTTTATTAATGGTTAAACATGGAAAATTTATATGCTTTAACCTCAAATCTAAGTTTTGCAACTAAAATATGTAAGTTACTCTCTTGAATTGACCTATATTCCCTATCTACTAATAGATGATAATTACATTTCCTTATAGATAAAcatttctttttattaaatctaatTGTCACCTAATTTCTTATTTCCTTTCTATGACCAATATTGtcatattttttctattttatggTTCTCCAATATGTGATTTTGTCCCTCATTGGTGATAGAGAAGTTAGGGCTACTATGACTTGACCATATTTGTGTGTAACATTTCTCTCAAACTAAGTTACTTGTCTGTTATAGAATAAAAAAAACAAATCTCATTATTCTTGTATTCAAGCTTTACTTAAAAAAATTGTGAGCCTTTATTCTCAATTTGGCCACTCTTTCTCTCTTCTAACTCTTGTTTATTGATATTCTTCTTTTATCTCATATTCATCAATTCATTCTTAGTTTTCACAGAATGTGGAAAACGCTATGTTACCAACGGATGGTCCCTTGTTGAGCTCAGCCAAATCAGGTGGCATCTTGTAATGCATAAAATATTcaaattatatatgtgtgtgtctatatgtatgtatgtatgtatgtatgtatgtatgtatgtatatgtatatgtatatgtatatgtatatgtatatgaatatgagacatttatttttataaaaacccACATCCCACCTAGTGTTTTAAATTACCAAATCTCTAAAAGAAGAAAGGAATATTTGGCTTGGTTGACCTGATCAATAATGATATACAAAAAGAATAGCACATAAATTTAACAATTCAAATTcttaaatattctacaaaatattaAAAAGAGGATTTTGTTGAATAAGTGAATTACATAATAGAAAGTAATTAAATACATAACGCAAGTTTGTGGGTGCAAGATAGGACTATGATCCGCATTTAGTCCTAGAAAACTAAACTTATCTCTACACAAAGTTGATCTAGAAAATGTTAATTCCAAGCTATTCATTAGTTTGGCATTGCTTGTTCCTCGTACCAACCCTTGTCATATTGAAGCCTTCTCCATTTTTGTCAATAGGTCATGGAGCTAAGTACaactattttttatttacatttgcaCACATTTCAAAAACCAAGCTCAATTTTTTTGATTGTCAACtcaaatttaattaatgttaattGATTATACTAATGTACATGCATTTGTATTAACCTAGATGAACCTAAGTGAAATTTATTTTCCCTCATAATTATACTTCGCTTATGcttttaaatgtttattatttatatatgtCTATTTATACTCATGATATTTCTTATTTACTTTTGTTTTCATATTAGATGAATATGTAAAATGCAATAATAATTAACAAATGTCATATTCTTAAATTTGATATAATTCATATTGCAATTCCTATTGATGTTAACTTAATCAACCCTAACTCCTATTGTTCTATCTAGTTGGGCTTTCAATGCTTTATCTATTTTATAATCcgatgtaaagggttttggggccccttcaaagcccgcttttcacttaatcaaaaacttaaTCAACCCTAATTGCAAAAACAATCGAGCATGTAGCGCACTCAATCATAAATAGACTTTAAGTTGACATCAATCCCAACATTTTTGCTAACAATCCTCCATTACAGTTGCTAAAATGAATTACTCTATTCTTCGCAACATAAAATCCTTGTCAAAATCTGAAAATTGAAAGTGGAAGTTGAAATAAATGAAAGCTtacatttttcaaactttcatttaAAATTTCTTAAATCATTAATAATAAATCTAAACTTACATTTTACTTAAAGTTTAATTGAAAAAATCTAAAACCATTGATCATAAATTtcttttaatatttgtttaatttatacTATTTTTCAATGATATATAGAATCTTAAaggtattttatttttaaagtatcAATGAATCAACACAAATCAGAAAATATCCCTTCCTCCACACTTACACttgaaatatttttaatgaaatattttttaagaaattcgcaagacaagaaaaaagaaaaacactAACAAAACATAATAACAGAATTTGACAAAAGAAAATCAATTGATGGTCAGGAATTCGTCATGGATGGCGAGCTCACCAAATCTCAAAATTAACATCTGTATTttgttataaaaataaataaataaaaataaataaataatgttttttatttgattcacatcaacattctgatcgcACTTCATGATTTAGACTACAATAATCGATCATAGAATGTGGTctcaaatattaatataaaatatttatccaatCCTGAAAATTTCTATATAATCCAAAAAATTTGATATtgtaatccaaaaacattgatatTGAAGATACGAAACATTGATATGGAAGATATGCTTGAAATTTTGAAGACACAACCGGCCAAGCAATGGCACATCGAATAAGCTATGGATTGTCCACCACATTATTCTTTTGTATTACTCTTCGATCATCTCAAGTGGTATCTTGAAAGCTTGTCATTTGTGAGATCCATCTTATTATAATTAGCTTTCAGTTTGAATCACACATTCACGCCCGAAAGAAAGAGGAGCAGCACCAGCAATCCTCCAGCATAATCTTTGATAGTTTCTTCTGCTCCTTGGGCACCTGTGTGTAGCATTTGAATTATCTAGATTTTGTTACTCAGAGATTTTGTAAGAGCTGGTACATAGTAAGTTATAGAGGATGGCTTACATGACAATAACAGCAAGTAGCCAGAGCCTGCGTTTCTTTACCTTTTCTTcttctcaagaatgcaggagtgtGAGGAGTTGTTTCAAATTGACACCTTTTAACAATTGTCATGGAGCAAATTTGAATTTGCCCTCACTGGGTACATCTAATGGTGAGAATTATTGGCATCTGAAACTTGGGTCATTGACATACAAAAAGCATTCAGTGTCCTCTAGATCCGCAGGGACAGTGACCCAGTTGGTTACAGAGGAGGAGAAGAGGCAGACTGTTGAGTTTGATTTCAACAATTACATGAAGTCCAAGGCTGAGGCAGTGGACAAGGCACTGGATAAGGCAATACCAGTTGAATATCCTGAAAAATTACACGACTCAATGAGGTATTCTCTTCTAGCAGGAGGTAAGCGTGTGAGGCCTGCTCTTTGCATTGCAGCATGTGAACTCGTAGGAGGGACTCAGGATCTGGCCATGCCAACTGCCTGTGCAATGGAGATGATTAAGACCATGGATAAAAAAATCTGGAAAAAATCATCATTTAACTTTCGATTTATCGCGAATCATGTACGGCCACGATTTAATTTACAAAAAACTCTTCGGcgattttttgaaaaaacaaagaaaaattatcagaaaaaattgcaaaaaatcaaGAGAAAATCCCAAATAACTCTGCCTATGAGATGAGctgaaaattgatttatttgttcATCAATGTGTATGAGATGAGCTGAATAAATTGAAAGGCTTTGCCAGCTgttgaaaaaaattatttattttatgaaaGATGTCAAATAGAGGAGACATTAAAAGTTGCACCTTTGTTGGGGCTTGCAGATTACATTGCATTCAGGCAAAACTGATAAAAAGAACTATGAGAATGGTTGTTTTTctttatagagagagagagttgaaTGTACAACGTTACCATCTATAATATCATTCAAAATATTCATAACAAACAAGCTTTAAAATATCTTTGAGGTTTGGTATGCATATCATATTTCTATGTAAGGGTGTCATGAGACGATTTTGATCACTCTCACTATCAGGTTCTTAATTGACAAAATCTTAAGATTCAATGTTTGTATTGTTTTCGAGAGCTATTTTTCACTTATGTTGTCTAAGGGCCCGTGTGAAGTGTGTGTTAAGTAGACTTAATTAAGATTAAACCCAGGTTACTTCTAAAAAGCAACTACAATTAACCAACCCCCAGCTTTCTAGAGTTTTCAAACTGAATGTCATTAACATTTTAACAGCCTGGAGACCCTGAGGAACTCAATAACATAGGAGAGTGTTAATTGCTGCatggcaatatatatatatatatatatgtatgtatgtatgtgtatgtatatgtgtatatatatgtatatgtatatatgtatatatatgtatatatgtgtatgtatatgtatgtatgtatgtatatatatgcacacacacacatatatagagtGGTCTTCAACATAAGACAAAGGGAAAAGGATAAGAAGATGAAATGAAGAGTCggacttcacatcccaacaatctcccatttgaaGTTTGACTCAtgctgcaacttcacatctgaacaaCCTCCCACTTAAATTATACTTTTCATGGCCTATCCCCTTCTCTCCATTCTCCAACCAATATCCAAACACAATCACCAAATCTCATGGTAATAAATATGCCAAGAATCAATCATCATAGCTGGAATAGAAACCACGACTAATTGCTAATCACCTCCAactatgtcacaaccctcctttatcacttttgaaattaaaatacaaactctattatatttttggataagctatttaaatgattgaatgaatattataaaaggataaaataataaaacacacacacacacacatggaaaatatacatttttcttatttatttatttagtttttcacatccaattatggcacatgttgtaggaagaataagaagcttctagaggattttccatcaccttgcatgtaactcctccactaagtctaatcaatttgcatgaagtccaaaattgggaaagtgtctcctttttaattaaattttcaagatagtggaatagagggatttttcttataaatgatatgcaagttttcaaaaataggagttggttattccttgaagaaattcttttctaaaaaaaaattatttttggtagtcatatttcattttggagaagagctaaggttgctttggagaaattttcccaagcttgaaggatcaagggaggctaattgaaggattcataggggattctacatcaattgcaagtatccaggtttttttttttttcttatttagttattttatttctgaatcatgcatcttattcttgctgcgaattagattagtaaaaatcttgtttcaattccttgctaagaactagattagatcaatctttatttcctccctctaattcatctctctggtttttcgaatagaaatctgaatctcatccttttaataAATCTcgttgtgaataatcctctgtgatattctcatttgattccattatctggttatatataatTTCTCTGTGAAATTTAGTAGAAATGAAATGATAGAtttcgctgtgaataatcctctgtgataaTCTTATTTGATTCCATTATCTCGTTATATATAATTTCTCTGTGAAATTTAGTagaaatgaaaggatagatttcgttgtgaataatcctctgggataatctcatttgattccattatctgATTATATATAATTTCTCTGTGAAATTTAGTagaaatgaaaggatagatttcgctgtgaataatcctcagtgataatctcatttgattccattatctgATTATATATAATTTCTCTATGAAATTTAGTagaaatgaaaggatagatttcgctgtgaataatcctcagtgataatctcatttgattccattattTGATTATATATAATTTCTCTGTGAAATTTAGTagaaatgaaaggatagatttcgctgtgaataatcctcagtgataatctcatttgattccattatctgATTATATATAATTTCTTTGTGAAATTTAGTagaaatgaaaggatagatttcgctgtgaataatcctctatgataatctcatttgattccattatctgATTATAaatctcatttgattccattatctgATTCTCTGGGAAATTTAGTagaaatgaaaggatagatttcgctgtgaataatcctctatgataatttcatttgattccattatctgAGTATATATAATTTCTCTGTGAAATTTAGTagaaatgaaaggatagatttcgCTGTGAATAATCTTATGTGATAATCTCATTTGATCCCATTATTTGGTTATACCtattttctctgtgaaaattagttgcaATGAAAGGATAGATTTCGCCGTGAGTaattctctgtgatattctcatttggttcCTTAAATGTTTGAGTCTGGTTATCTACTTCTCACTGGAAATAATTGAAAACTAAGGAATGAATCCCTCTGCGAATAACTCTCTGTGTTGTTTACTCCTATAAGTAAATTCttattgtttacattaatattttacCTCTCATATTCTGGTTTAATTCTTCTCTCTGTGCTTAAATAAAATTAAACCGGAAACTtaatacataaaaatataatttatatatatagtaatagtatttataattttttatgcaTTATGTATTAATAAATTTATGCGAAGTGATTGATGTTATACTGCACGATAAAGTGCCTGTGCGTACCGGCTCGCAGGCAAAGGACGAAGTTATTActccgcagggtagtggaggggacccgtggggtcccactcccatttcCCTTTATTAATGCCAATTCAATTCTAAATTTTGGCAAATGACATTTGTTAGACTTTTTTTTTATGTACATAAagttttagtttaaataaattcttttagtttaataaaaaatttaacttagataatattttttatttataattagttttagccatttataaattgtaattaaaattatgccaaattttataattagattcttttgatccacttagcaattaatccgtattaaataattaaagctaaattctatgttgggattagTGGTTTTATAAGTGATATTCTCGCAAGTAACTTACCCtaccttcgcttcatgcaaatgtctttacgttgatttcaattattggtgaTCCCTTCTTCATGCAAGTTATATGTTTAAATATTTTTATGCAAGTTCCTAAtcattattattatgcaagttttcCTAAtcgttattattatgcaagtttcccaATCGCTATTATTATgtaaagttatatttcaagttttgaataataaataatgttagttatggcttttattccatgtaattcatcaagtagttatctcAATTAATTGAGCCttgcaatgtctaaattcataattatttttcaagcatgatgttatcATAAgtgagaaaattaaataaaggaagttggaaaaccaaaacttagtagcgttcggtatatacggtgcctctgggtcacgcttacgggtaatgtcatcgagttgaactactgcacttaatgcctaataaagctacatcaacgatgtctgtggcatcgtccctataaatcgtcggggagtaataagggacacttggaagttaaaatccaaggggcgggtaatcccccttggattggtaatttaataagataattctaaaatgttCTTTCATTCGctaagttaaactatagtaaacccttatagggatgatgagtgaaatgcttttataaaactgatttaatctcaaagaattaTTGTTgattggcaattggtcaagggtgacgctcatgataagaattaggatctagttgttttaagccacaagcaataggccatcttgagtcttttcttaagcgctaccatcgtgggtagcaaccgtagagaaactgtctaggacattgaccctagaaagggttgcgtacccattaatcagtttacatcaaaccatagagtagaaaatagaactacatactttacaccttgatcccgtgccgaagcaggtatgtaggcagtcttgggatggagttgtccctcatactcaggcgttcgtgggtggggtctaggcttggtaaaagaaagattgagtaagaatcctattttgaaagataagataattaaattggaaaaagtaattcaatgcatactcagaaggaatctcgtatggattcgcttgacttcccgaggctttaaacCAAATTCtgaggcaaaattcaagcttgtattatgttatttaattactcctgaggacggcgacctcggtgcacttctgttagaagagtgtagtacttagtgagtggctcaggacacgaatggtcccgatgagtctaagtctctggccagagcacctcctatcccgattggatagatgcctaccccgtatgggcagatgcctatcccgtattggatagatgaaatcttatgtctcgtatcccatatgggtagatgcctatcccgtattggatagatgaaaccttatgtcctgtatggaccgatgcctaacccgtatggttag
This genomic stretch from Cryptomeria japonica chromosome 8, Sugi_1.0, whole genome shotgun sequence harbors:
- the LOC131857739 gene encoding heterodimeric geranylgeranyl pyrophosphate synthase large subunit 1, chloroplastic-like — encoded protein: MAYMTITASSQSLRFFTFSSSQECRSVRSCFKLTPFNNCHGANLNLPSLGTSNGENYWHLKLGSLTYKKHSVSSRSAGTVTQLVTEEEKRQTVEFDFNNYMKSKAEAVDKALDKAIPVEYPEKLHDSMRYSLLAGGKRVRPALCIAACELVGGTQDLAMPTACAMEMIKTMDKKIWKKSSFNFRFIANHPGDPEELNNIGEC